The window CGAACGTcatcggtcacgtgacactggtgttttgatACAAGCTCCGACACAGCGTTTCAAATCACTCCGCTTCAGGAAGAGGGACACAAGCTCCgaagcctcggtatcatttgcccatcactgCCCTGAAGCTTCGGTACAAGCTTCGAACCCTGGACTAAAATTCCACAGAACCAGCGCTTCAAAGCTTGTTTTAGTGCAGAAAAAAAGTCACAGTTGCTACTTCATATAGCGTTGTATGAatcaatcacctgactggtTCGCGGTCCAAACTCATCAGACACTGACGCCACCTCATCTCAATTCTCATTCCTGATTAATTAGGCACTTTACTGCCAAACGTGAAGATGCTGGAAAACCGGTGAACACAAATCAAGGTAGGCAAAATAGTGATTTTATTAGACACGGTAACATTTTATGTTCCATGTTAATGTTTcattgaaatgtatttttccatgtttgtttttaatcattcatTCCATTGTCTTTGTTTGTCATAGTGGATCAGAAGAGAGCTAGATGAAGTTCCTTATAAACGGTGAAAGACTCGCAGCAATTTTCCATTGTGGATGGCTGTGGATTCGAGGAGTTTGTGGGATTGCTTGATCCCATCCAGGCCAGCTCTCAAGAACATGGTACTGAAGAAATATGCGGAGGAGAGGCAATGACTCTATGTTGTTGGCTCCCACATTTAAATCCATAGCTTTCTTCAACCAAAGACAAGTGTGAGTTTTAAGGATGTTTTACTGTCTTCTGTTTTGCCTTCAAAGATGCTTTTTCTTACCCACCAAACCATGGGACATGTACAATCAACACCAGTCAAAGACGTTATGATGGGTAGGTTTGTTGGTAGTGCACTCCAGAATTACAAAAACATGGTAGAAATGGTTGGATGTatggttttgggtttttttttttaaatgttaagaTTGCCTGAGCATAGTCTTAGGCAAAGTCTTGTATGACAGCATATACCATTTACTTTGAATCAGTATGGCATTttgctgattaaaaaaatatttataacACTTCAGATCCTTTGAGCCTCATGAAGATTACTGCCTACTAACTTAATATAATTTCCAATGAGCAGCTATATGGCCAGACACACTTATTGCTCTAGCGTAACCTGTATTAAATTGACTACATAAAGCATTACAAACACGCAGTTTCAGTGAATAATGATTTTTAGACTATGAGGGCATGAGTAAAGCAGCAGTTGTATTTCCATTTGGAGTGAATGAAGGTGCTGGTAAAACAGTAAACAGTGATTTTACAGTTCACCTGTGTCCACAGGTGTCAGTCAGAGGCTAATGTAGCTTTGTAAAACTTCCTGGATGAACTGGAGACTGCGCTTATACAGAAACGAGTCCTTCTTCTCTGGCTTGCAAATGTTAAGATGATCTACATCCACCTCAATTAGTTCGCCAATGCCAAGATCTGAAACCAACCATGGAGTAACCAATAGGTGAGGGAAAAACATTACAAGAGAATAGTTTTACAATTCTGGTAATTGTGTTCGTGCATATTTGTTATATTTTTGATACGTAGTGTGTTTCCAAATTGATCAAGATGTGATTTGTATTTACGTacttgctgactgtgtcggcaCCACCAATAGCTTGATCATGGGCCCTATGTTTGTTGGTTCCGTCTCTGCAAAACTCAGCACCTTGAATTGCCTCTCTTTCGCCATGATCAGGAAATTCTCATTCAGGTTGCGCAGGGCTGGCGAGTCTGAAAACACAACCAAACAACAAAGTGAAGTTTCAAACAACCTTGAACCTCAGTTCATTTTGGTGCACTCACCTTTGCAAAGTTCTCTGACCTCAatagaggggaagaggaggtaCCTTACATTGACAGAGTACTCTGCCATGGAGGTGCCATGGTGAGGAACGCTATAAAACATCATTCCCTTGGTGTTGTTTAACAGTCCGTGCATATCTGGGTCCATTGAAGCATCAAGCAGAATTTTCTTGACAAGCAGTCCTGACGGAGACATGAAATACAGTGttcaagttttaaaaaaatgtttgtaGGTTTATTAAAAACAGTGGTGTAAAACCACAGCACGCTTATGGAAGGACATGGAATTGGAGCAGCACCTCCCATGCTGTGAGCTACCCAGATCACAGGCCTGTCTCCAATTCCTGCCTGCTTTAACTTCTTCAGCAGCTCTTGACTTCTATATGCCAAGGACGTCcttgagagaaaaacagaaataaaggtTCTGTTATAATTCTGCACATAATTATGTTAGGCAAAAAAAATTCGTTAAATGcctacatttatttttctattaatATTCTAAGAGGTCTTTAAACAATTCcattagaaacacacatgctaaAGATTCATTACCTTTGATTCTCAGCTGGACATTTGGACATCCAGTCACTAAGGTGACTGTCGTACTCCACTGACAGCACTCGCAGATTCGGACAGTCAGCAGCCAACCATGACTATAACGACACAAAAGAGAATCAACGGTTAGAAACGAATCTGATTTCTTTTGATTACACCCTTTACTATTTAAATGATTGGTTTTATATTAATTCCAATATAATGTTCCTCACCTTCGGCCAGCACTCTGTATAGTTCTCAGTGCTTCCCGTCTCATCCTTTTCCTCTGATGTAACGCGGTCCTTCTGTCTCCATGTTTTAAATGCTGCCCCCAGAATCCCATGGATAAAGAGCACATCTGCTTTGATTGGCTGGCTGGAAAGTGAAGGATGTCATGTATAGGTTGGTATATATTATATCACGTGTCCGTCACATCAGTATTTTCCTACTTGCTGCGAGTTTGAGGGTGGAGGATATAGATTCCATCTTGGTATTTCTCATTTACTGCCTCCCTGTCAAGGTTAGCCAGAGCTCGGGCTGCATGAGATGCTTGCATTATATGGGGAGACTGCATCATCTCAGCCAGGACAGACACCCAGCCTGcaggtgtttttaaaaattcagaTCAGACAACTTGGCTATAACATAGGAAATAATCAGCTGACGGTTCTGGGGTCATGTGGGGGTCGTGTGAAGGTCATCAACAGTCATATGGGACATTACCAGATTGTGCTATGGCTTGGTGAACGCTCTCATTAAGTGCCAAATTTCCTATTATACGAACAATATTCCTCTGTATCTTCAGAGAATCTTTGCGTAGCTGATACATCCTCTGGAGAAGCTGTACACCCCCATTGGCAACTATGTGGTCACAGTGGCTCTGAACCTGAAAAAGCATTTAAGTAAGTCCAGAACATTCATTACAAACATGTATAAAACAGAAAGAATACCCTTAATCATCTGGCATAAAAAATATTATCTTACAAGTCTCAGATGTTACAATAGAGATTCTAGTTGATATTAGCGTCATCATTACCTTTGAGTGTTGTACGAGCGCCTGTAGGCAGAAGGATTCCACCTTTTGAGAGGGGACGGAAGTAAGACTCTGGGCATAAGGAAGCCCGTTACCGCCAAAGCACCACAAACCACCCTGCAACATAAGATCCCATCCAAATAGgaatattattttttaatttttctttttccaaaattCTATGAGAAACTGTCTTCCTTACCCGTTGTGCAGCCAAGGCCTGGGTGCTCTCTCTGAGGGCCAGTGAAGTGAAGTACTGGACACATTTGTCTACCTCGGACTGAGGCAAAGACGCCAGCAGCTGCCGCAGCTCGTCCTCTGCTGACAAACCCTGACAGAATGAATGCATCAGTCCGAACAATAAGGGTTCCCCTAACTTCTACATGTAGAGGCTATCTTGTTTGGTCTGAAACGACTCGATACTTACATCCTCCAGGTCAGGCAGGGAGGGCGTGCGCAGGAAGAAACGCAGATCAACCCGAGGGGTCCGAGCGAGCCCCACTGCCGTTCGCTGGTCTATAACTTGTGCTGCCGTCTGATACTGATAGTCTGTTTTATGAACAGGTGCATCTTAAGGGGTCCACAGTCCAATTTTTAAGTCAACTATTTCATTAATTTGTGTGTGGTTTACCACGCCAGTGATGATTCCCAGCAAGCTCCTGTACAGCTTGTAATCGAATGGCTTTATTAGGGGATTGTGTCCTCTTCAGTAATACCCATAAAGCCACTTCATGTGGGTCTGCATCCACATGACTAAAA of the Takifugu flavidus isolate HTHZ2018 chromosome 19, ASM371156v2, whole genome shotgun sequence genome contains:
- the serac1 gene encoding protein SERAC1 isoform X2, which gives rise to MSVAALRLIHCRRLSTAGTPGVRKALNWKTFRRFAKVTGAVVLGSYLFITYEVEYLNKAVTLDTRAILQEKYKSYIYLKPTPSDDQEDLAAELTYKARKELHKAARRFLEISSRLLLQSLDEHFSHVDADPHEVALWVLLKRTQSPNKAIRLQAVQELAGNHHWRDYQYQTAAQVIDQRTAVGLARTPRVDLRFFLRTPSLPDLEDGLSAEDELRQLLASLPQSEVDKCVQYFTSLALRESTQALAAQRVESFCLQALVQHSKVQSHCDHIVANGGVQLLQRMYQLRKDSLKIQRNIVRIIGNLALNESVHQAIAQSGWVSVLAEMMQSPHIMQASHAARALANLDREAVNEKYQDGIYILHPQTRSNQPIKADVLFIHGILGAAFKTWRQKDRVTSEEKDETGSTENYTECWPKSWLAADCPNLRVLSVEYDSHLSDWMSKCPAENQRTSLAYRSQELLKKLKQAGIGDRPVIWVAHSMGGLLVKKILLDASMDPDMHGLLNNTKGMMFYSVPHHGTSMAEYSVNVRYLLFPSIEVRELCKDSPALRNLNENFLIMAKERQFKVLSFAETEPTNIGPMIKLLVVPTQSANLGIGELIEVDVDHLNICKPEKKDSFLYKRSLQFIQEVLQSYISL
- the serac1 gene encoding protein SERAC1 isoform X1, whose product is MSVAALRLIHCRRLSTAGTPGVRKALNWKTFRRFAKVTGAVVLGSYLFITYEVEYLNKAVTLDTRAILQEKYKSYIYLKPTPSDDQEDLAAELTYKARKELHKAARRFLEISSRLLLQSLDEHFSHVDADPHEVALWVLLKRTQSPNKAIRLQAVQELAGNHHWRDYQYQTAAQVIDQRTAVGLARTPRVDLRFFLRTPSLPDLEDGLSAEDELRQLLASLPQSEVDKCVQYFTSLALRESTQALAAQRGGLWCFGGNGLPYAQSLTSVPSQKVESFCLQALVQHSKVQSHCDHIVANGGVQLLQRMYQLRKDSLKIQRNIVRIIGNLALNESVHQAIAQSGWVSVLAEMMQSPHIMQASHAARALANLDREAVNEKYQDGIYILHPQTRSNQPIKADVLFIHGILGAAFKTWRQKDRVTSEEKDETGSTENYTECWPKSWLAADCPNLRVLSVEYDSHLSDWMSKCPAENQRTSLAYRSQELLKKLKQAGIGDRPVIWVAHSMGGLLVKKILLDASMDPDMHGLLNNTKGMMFYSVPHHGTSMAEYSVNVRYLLFPSIEVRELCKDSPALRNLNENFLIMAKERQFKVLSFAETEPTNIGPMIKLLVVPTQSANLGIGELIEVDVDHLNICKPEKKDSFLYKRSLQFIQEVLQSYISL